A portion of the Cyanobacterium sp. T60_A2020_053 genome contains these proteins:
- a CDS encoding glycogen/starch/alpha-glucan phosphorylase: MVEQIVTKPTIQVEDDRTGMSPETFKRAFLDNLFYIQGINQNKASKYDYYVALAYTIRDRILHRFLKTKETYREKNSKLVCYFSAEFLMGRHLGNNLVNLDIYQEIEQVISELDLDLEELLEQEPDPGLGNGGLGRLAACFLDSLASLEIPAIGYGIRYEFGIFYQLIQDGWQAEIPDNWLRFGNPWEIPRPNETMPVKLGGYTQPYCDSKGNCRVSWIPDRTVLAIPHDTPVPGFKTNTVNPLRLWKAEASEEFNFEAFNAGNYDRAVEEKINSETISKVLYPNDNTPAGRELRLAQQYFFVSASLQDLVKLHLSRNESLANFHEKVAIQLNDTHPAIAVAELMRLFVDEYAMDWDKSWYITQKTFAYTNHTLLPEALEKWSVSLFKQLLPRHLEIIFEINYRFLEDVRTWYPDREDLLTQVSIIEEGAEQKVRMAHLACVGSHAINGVAALHTELLQKETLRAFAFLWPEKFFNKTNGVTPRRWILLSNPELSKLVTEKVGDGWLKDLTQMRGLEKYIDDAKFCQRWRAIKKANKQRLAEYIFKKMGIEVDVNSIFDVQVKRIHEYKRQHLAVLNIIALYNRIKENPDVDIVPRTFIFGGKAAPGYFMAKLIIKLINSVADVVNKDPDVRGRIKVVFLPNFNVSLGQKIYPAADLSEQISTAGKEASGTGNMKFAMNGSLTIGTLDGANIEIREEAGAENFFLFGLTAEEVGQTKANGYNPMDYYNNNPELAQVINRIRDGYFSHGNRDLFKPIVDDLLGSDQYMLMADFSAYADCQDKVAEAYRDQEKWTKMSILNSARMAKFSSDRTIREYCKEIWEVDSVNIELED; encoded by the coding sequence ATGGTAGAGCAAATAGTAACAAAACCCACCATCCAAGTAGAAGATGATCGCACAGGCATGAGCCCTGAAACCTTCAAAAGAGCGTTTTTAGATAATCTCTTTTACATTCAAGGTATCAACCAGAATAAAGCATCAAAATATGATTATTATGTCGCCCTCGCCTACACCATTAGAGACCGTATTTTACACCGTTTTCTGAAAACTAAGGAAACCTATCGAGAAAAAAACAGTAAATTAGTTTGTTATTTTTCCGCTGAATTTTTGATGGGTCGTCATTTGGGGAATAATCTTGTTAACTTGGACATTTATCAAGAAATTGAACAAGTTATCAGTGAATTAGATTTAGATTTAGAGGAATTATTAGAACAAGAACCTGATCCCGGTTTAGGAAACGGCGGTTTGGGGCGCTTGGCGGCCTGTTTCCTCGATTCCTTAGCTAGTTTAGAAATTCCTGCCATTGGTTACGGTATTCGCTACGAATTTGGGATTTTTTATCAGTTAATCCAAGATGGTTGGCAGGCGGAAATTCCTGATAACTGGTTGAGATTTGGCAATCCTTGGGAAATTCCTCGCCCTAATGAAACTATGCCTGTTAAATTAGGTGGTTATACCCAGCCCTATTGCGATTCTAAGGGTAATTGCCGGGTGTCTTGGATTCCTGATCGTACTGTCTTAGCAATTCCCCATGATACTCCTGTACCGGGTTTTAAAACTAATACGGTTAATCCTTTGCGTTTATGGAAGGCGGAAGCTAGTGAGGAGTTTAATTTTGAAGCCTTTAACGCTGGTAATTATGATCGGGCGGTAGAGGAAAAGATCAATTCTGAAACCATTTCTAAGGTGTTATACCCTAATGATAATACCCCGGCTGGTCGTGAGTTGAGATTGGCGCAACAATATTTCTTTGTGTCTGCTTCATTGCAGGATTTAGTAAAATTACACCTTAGTCGTAATGAGAGTTTGGCTAATTTCCATGAAAAAGTAGCGATTCAGCTTAATGACACTCACCCGGCTATTGCTGTGGCAGAGTTGATGCGTTTATTTGTGGATGAGTATGCCATGGATTGGGATAAGTCTTGGTATATTACCCAAAAAACTTTTGCTTATACTAACCATACTCTTTTACCTGAAGCGTTAGAAAAATGGTCAGTAAGTTTATTCAAACAGCTTTTACCCCGCCATTTGGAAATTATTTTTGAAATTAATTATCGTTTCCTCGAAGATGTGCGCACTTGGTATCCCGATCGAGAGGATTTATTAACTCAAGTGTCGATTATTGAGGAGGGCGCTGAACAAAAAGTGCGCATGGCTCATTTAGCCTGTGTGGGTAGTCATGCCATTAATGGGGTAGCGGCACTACATACGGAGTTGTTACAAAAAGAAACTTTGCGCGCTTTTGCCTTTTTGTGGCCCGAAAAGTTCTTTAATAAAACTAATGGGGTGACTCCTCGTCGCTGGATTTTGTTGAGTAATCCTGAGTTATCTAAATTGGTGACGGAAAAAGTGGGCGATGGTTGGTTAAAAGATTTAACCCAAATGCGCGGTTTAGAAAAATATATTGATGATGCTAAGTTTTGTCAACGGTGGCGCGCGATCAAGAAAGCTAATAAACAGAGGTTAGCTGAGTATATTTTCAAAAAAATGGGCATCGAGGTGGATGTCAATTCGATTTTTGATGTACAAGTTAAGCGGATTCATGAATATAAGCGCCAACATTTAGCGGTTTTAAATATCATCGCTCTTTATAATCGTATTAAAGAAAATCCAGATGTGGATATTGTGCCTCGTACGTTTATTTTTGGCGGTAAAGCGGCGCCCGGCTACTTCATGGCAAAATTGATCATTAAATTAATCAACAGTGTAGCAGATGTGGTTAATAAAGACCCTGATGTGCGCGGTCGTATTAAGGTGGTTTTCTTGCCTAATTTTAATGTTTCTTTGGGTCAAAAAATTTATCCGGCGGCTGATTTATCGGAACAAATTTCTACGGCGGGGAAGGAGGCTTCTGGTACTGGTAATATGAAATTTGCTATGAATGGTTCATTAACCATTGGTACTTTGGATGGTGCTAATATTGAAATCCGTGAGGAGGCGGGCGCTGAAAATTTCTTCTTGTTTGGTTTAACGGCGGAGGAAGTGGGTCAAACGAAGGCAAATGGCTATAATCCTATGGATTACTATAATAATAATCCTGAGTTAGCCCAAGTAATTAACCGTATTCGTGATGGTTATTTCAGTCATGGCAATCGGGATTTATTTAAGCCTATTGTGGATGATTTGTTGGGGAGTGATCAATATATGTTGATGGCTGATTTCTCGGCTTATGCGGATTGTCAAGATAAGGTGGCGGAGGCTTATCGTGATCAAGAAAAATGGACGAAAATGTCTATTTTAAACAGCGCCCGTATGGCGAAGTTTTCTAGCGATCGCACTATCCGAGAATACTGTAAGGAAATTTGGGAGGTGGACTCGGTTAATATTGAGTTAGAGGATTAA